Proteins from a single region of Pseudodesulfovibrio portus:
- the rimO gene encoding 30S ribosomal protein S12 methylthiotransferase RimO — protein MNGNPEKSIRVHTISLGCPKNRVDTERLLGALGPAMVAVDTVAEADLALINTCGFIQPATEESIATILDTVREADEAEGKRPLVCVAGCLVSRYGQDLKDGLPEVDLWLNTEEIELWPAMAREALAAQTVEGLPRNLSTAPSYAYLKVSEGCSHNCRFCTIPSIRGPHKSWPVEFLLDEARQLAGQVPEIIVVGQDSTAYGSDLGDGHDLPALLRGLADIPALEWLRIMYLYPAGLTESLLTLLKGTGKPFLPYFDIPLQHAHPDVLGSMGRPFARNPEKVIDRVRSFFPEAALRTTFIVGYPGETDEHFAALMDFVRRTRFHHLGVFPYWAEDGTPAAEMDNQVDDEVKIQRRDALMALQAEISAEIMEGYVGETVDVLIERESDEWPGLYIGRAWFQAPDVDGVTYVSAPPDTRLELGTIVPVDIEKADTYDLSGLV, from the coding sequence ATGAACGGGAATCCCGAAAAATCCATACGCGTCCACACCATAAGCCTGGGCTGCCCCAAGAACAGGGTGGACACGGAGCGGCTGCTGGGCGCCCTGGGGCCGGCCATGGTCGCGGTGGATACCGTGGCCGAGGCTGACCTGGCGCTGATCAACACCTGCGGATTCATCCAGCCCGCCACCGAGGAGTCCATCGCCACCATCCTCGACACCGTGCGCGAGGCGGACGAGGCCGAGGGCAAACGCCCGCTCGTCTGCGTGGCCGGGTGCCTGGTCTCGCGGTACGGCCAGGACCTCAAGGACGGGTTGCCCGAGGTGGACCTGTGGCTGAACACCGAGGAAATCGAGCTGTGGCCCGCCATGGCCCGCGAGGCGCTGGCCGCGCAGACCGTGGAGGGGCTGCCCCGGAACCTGTCCACGGCCCCGAGCTATGCCTACCTCAAGGTCTCCGAGGGGTGTTCGCACAACTGCCGGTTCTGCACCATCCCGTCCATACGCGGCCCGCACAAGAGCTGGCCCGTGGAATTCCTGCTGGACGAGGCCCGGCAACTGGCCGGGCAGGTGCCGGAAATCATCGTGGTGGGCCAGGACTCCACGGCCTACGGCTCGGACCTGGGCGACGGCCACGACCTGCCCGCCCTGCTCCGGGGGCTGGCCGACATCCCGGCCCTTGAGTGGCTGCGCATCATGTATCTCTACCCCGCCGGGCTGACCGAGTCCCTGCTGACCCTGCTCAAGGGAACCGGCAAGCCGTTCCTGCCCTACTTCGACATCCCGCTCCAGCACGCCCACCCGGACGTGCTCGGCTCCATGGGCCGCCCGTTCGCCCGCAACCCGGAGAAGGTCATCGACCGGGTGCGCTCCTTTTTCCCGGAAGCCGCCCTGCGCACCACCTTCATCGTGGGCTATCCCGGAGAGACAGACGAACACTTTGCAGCGCTCATGGATTTCGTGCGCCGGACGCGCTTCCACCACCTGGGCGTGTTCCCCTACTGGGCCGAGGACGGCACCCCTGCCGCCGAGATGGACAACCAGGTGGACGACGAGGTCAAGATTCAGCGCCGGGACGCGCTCATGGCGTTGCAGGCCGAGATCAGCGCCGAAATCATGGAAGGCTACGTGGGCGAGACCGTGGACGTGCTCATAGAGCGGGAATCCGACGAATGGCCCGGCCTGTACATAGGCCGCGCCTGGTTCCAGGCCCCCGACGTGGACGGGGTGACCTATGTCAGCGCTCCGCCCGACACCCGACTTGAACTCGGCACCATCGTCCCGGTGGATATTGAGAAGGCCGACACCTACGACCTGTCAGGGTTGGTGTAG
- the cmk gene encoding (d)CMP kinase, which translates to MGSTLIVTIDGPAGVGKSTMAKALARHLSIPYLDTGAMFRSVAWKLGEGAWEWDEARLQAALDTIEYSLSGIGQDSVLSLNGTVIGDEIRTEEVGMWASNVATLPVVRTFLKKAQQDLGARFSLVAEGRDMGTVIFPDAPHKFFLDASVEERAVRRFKQLSAMGKPADVEELREQIARRDHQDRNRAVAPLKPADDAVVIDTTDLDKGQVLAALKEGVA; encoded by the coding sequence ATGGGTAGCACCCTGATCGTGACCATCGACGGTCCGGCCGGGGTGGGCAAGTCCACCATGGCCAAGGCGCTGGCCCGCCACCTGTCCATCCCGTACCTCGACACCGGGGCCATGTTCCGGTCCGTGGCCTGGAAACTCGGAGAGGGGGCCTGGGAGTGGGACGAGGCGCGGCTGCAGGCCGCCCTGGACACCATTGAGTACAGCCTGTCCGGCATCGGTCAGGATTCGGTCCTTTCCCTGAACGGCACGGTCATCGGCGACGAGATCCGTACCGAGGAGGTGGGCATGTGGGCGTCCAACGTGGCCACCCTGCCCGTGGTCCGCACCTTCCTCAAGAAGGCGCAGCAGGACCTGGGCGCGCGGTTCTCCCTCGTGGCCGAGGGCCGCGACATGGGCACGGTCATCTTCCCGGACGCGCCGCACAAGTTTTTTCTCGACGCCTCGGTGGAGGAGCGGGCCGTCAGGCGGTTCAAGCAGCTCTCGGCCATGGGCAAACCCGCCGATGTCGAGGAACTCCGGGAACAGATCGCCAGGCGCGATCACCAGGACCGCAACCGGGCAGTGGCCCCGCTCAAGCCCGCTGACGACGCCGTGGTCATCGACACCACGGATTTGGACAAGGGACAAGTGCTCGCCGCCTTGAAAGAAGGCGTTGCCTGA
- a CDS encoding two-component system sensor histidine kinase NtrB, with the protein MIDAIHIEDRQYVIGVIGDIPALLTFWQMFKDQSNDDILSEIGVVAVALPGESVLPEARDEDRSIPTYAGYRTMLENHPEINMVIEATGRPSLVNELRNYLPPAITLVERNAANFFIKLLTSDKMWVACKVDLLHTQNMLKTIIDQMDHEILFLDSHGEIVDMNQPVRDRTGLSKKSLLGSHYADVFAGGSQNGKGIWDDPFDRTMATGQPAEAVASQVGPDGRVQYFRIYTTPIADEDGTIGHVVAVRRDITRRRLMENRLQQAEKLASIGELSTYMAHEIRNPLFSISGFANSLMRSTGVDDKAREKIAIILDESRRLDEILKSLMNFTRPTEAQVAEVDLNELVRSTMDVMSLPCDNQCVEQQIELEEMLPKVRANPDLIKQCLINLIKNSIEAMTEGGRLLITTTLNEDFVMLTVEDTGHGIPLGIRDKIFSPFFSTKDKGAGLGLAQTRKIVDELGGRVDLASVEGVGTKVTLFLPPILAVAEEDESE; encoded by the coding sequence TTGATCGACGCTATCCACATCGAGGACAGGCAATACGTCATCGGCGTTATCGGCGACATCCCCGCGCTGCTGACGTTCTGGCAGATGTTCAAGGACCAGTCCAACGATGATATTCTCAGTGAAATAGGCGTGGTGGCCGTCGCCCTGCCGGGTGAGTCCGTGCTGCCCGAGGCCCGGGACGAGGACAGGTCCATCCCCACCTATGCCGGCTACCGGACCATGCTTGAGAACCACCCGGAAATCAACATGGTCATCGAGGCCACGGGGCGCCCATCCCTGGTCAACGAGCTGCGCAACTATCTGCCGCCCGCCATCACCCTGGTCGAGCGCAACGCGGCAAATTTCTTCATCAAGCTTTTGACCTCGGACAAGATGTGGGTGGCCTGCAAGGTCGACCTGCTGCACACCCAGAACATGCTCAAGACCATCATCGACCAGATGGACCACGAGATTCTGTTCCTTGACTCCCACGGGGAGATCGTGGACATGAACCAGCCTGTGCGCGACCGGACCGGCCTGTCGAAGAAGTCGCTGTTGGGCAGCCACTATGCCGACGTCTTTGCCGGAGGCTCGCAGAACGGGAAGGGCATATGGGACGATCCGTTCGACAGGACCATGGCAACGGGCCAGCCCGCCGAGGCCGTGGCCAGCCAGGTGGGCCCGGACGGTCGGGTTCAGTATTTCCGCATCTACACCACGCCCATTGCCGACGAGGACGGAACCATCGGCCACGTGGTGGCCGTGCGCCGCGACATCACGCGGCGCAGGCTCATGGAGAACCGGCTCCAGCAGGCGGAAAAGCTCGCCTCCATCGGCGAACTCTCCACCTACATGGCGCATGAAATCCGCAACCCGCTCTTTTCCATCTCCGGGTTCGCCAACTCGCTCATGCGGTCCACCGGCGTGGACGACAAGGCCCGCGAAAAGATCGCCATCATCCTGGACGAATCCCGACGACTGGACGAGATACTGAAGAGCCTGATGAATTTCACCCGGCCCACCGAGGCGCAGGTGGCGGAGGTGGACCTCAACGAGCTGGTCCGGTCCACCATGGACGTCATGAGCCTGCCCTGCGACAACCAGTGCGTGGAGCAGCAGATCGAGCTGGAAGAGATGCTGCCCAAGGTGCGGGCCAATCCCGATCTCATCAAGCAGTGCCTCATCAACTTGATCAAGAACTCCATCGAGGCCATGACCGAGGGTGGAAGGTTGTTGATAACCACTACCCTGAACGAGGATTTCGTCATGCTCACCGTGGAGGACACGGGGCACGGCATCCCGCTGGGAATCCGCGACAAGATATTCAGCCCGTTCTTCTCCACCAAGGACAAGGGCGCGGGCCTGGGTCTGGCCCAGACGCGCAAGATCGTCGACGAGCTGGGCGGTCGCGTGGACCTCGCCTCGGTCGAGGGCGTGGGCACCAAGGTGACCTTGTTCCTGCCGCCCATCCTTGCGGTTGCGGAAGAGGACGAGTCCGAGTAA
- the serS gene encoding serine--tRNA ligase — MLDLKLMQKNPEIVREALDKRNSKVDVREFADLDEKRKALIAEVEALKAERNKVGPEIAKRKKAGEDASDLLEKMGEVSNRAKELDRELNEVEKAEKEWMMAVPNIPHESVPLGASEDDNPVLRSWGDKPEFDFEPKEHWELGAALGGLDFERAAKLAGSRFALSFGPIARLERALGQFMLDQQTTERGYTEVSPPTIVNKATMTGTGQLPKFEEDLFKLTDERELYLIPTAEVPLTNIYAGEVIPEETLPVKFCAHTLCYRSEAGSYGKDTKGLIRLHQFYKVEMVNFAHPDRSYDALEDMTRSAELILEKLGLAYRTITLCTGDMGFGAAKTYDIEVWLPGQDKYREISSCSNCEDFQARRANIKFQPADSKKKQLVHTLNGSGLAVGRCLVAVIENYQQADGSIVIPEVLKPYMGGLEIIKPE; from the coding sequence ATGCTGGATTTGAAGCTGATGCAGAAAAACCCGGAGATCGTCCGGGAGGCTCTTGATAAACGGAATTCCAAGGTCGACGTCCGGGAATTTGCCGATCTCGACGAGAAGCGCAAAGCGCTCATCGCCGAGGTGGAGGCCCTCAAGGCCGAACGGAACAAGGTCGGCCCGGAGATCGCCAAGCGCAAGAAGGCGGGCGAGGATGCGTCCGACCTGCTCGAGAAGATGGGCGAGGTGTCCAACCGCGCCAAGGAGCTGGACCGTGAGCTGAATGAGGTCGAGAAGGCCGAGAAGGAATGGATGATGGCCGTGCCCAACATCCCGCACGAGTCCGTGCCGCTGGGCGCGTCCGAGGACGACAACCCGGTCCTGCGCTCTTGGGGCGACAAGCCCGAATTCGATTTCGAGCCCAAGGAGCACTGGGAATTGGGGGCCGCGCTGGGCGGCCTGGATTTCGAACGGGCGGCCAAGCTGGCCGGTTCCCGCTTTGCCCTCAGCTTCGGTCCCATCGCCCGTCTCGAGCGCGCCCTGGGCCAGTTCATGCTCGACCAGCAGACCACCGAGCGCGGCTACACCGAGGTGTCCCCGCCCACCATCGTCAACAAGGCGACCATGACCGGCACGGGCCAGCTGCCCAAATTCGAGGAAGACCTGTTCAAGCTGACCGACGAGCGGGAACTCTACCTCATCCCCACTGCCGAGGTGCCGCTGACCAACATCTATGCCGGAGAAGTCATCCCCGAAGAAACGCTGCCGGTCAAGTTCTGCGCCCATACCCTGTGCTACCGTTCCGAGGCGGGCTCCTACGGCAAGGACACCAAGGGCCTTATCCGGCTGCATCAGTTCTACAAGGTGGAGATGGTCAACTTCGCCCATCCGGACAGGTCCTACGACGCGCTGGAGGACATGACCCGATCCGCCGAACTCATTCTGGAGAAGCTCGGCCTTGCCTACCGGACCATCACCCTGTGCACCGGGGACATGGGCTTCGGCGCGGCCAAGACCTACGACATCGAGGTCTGGCTGCCCGGCCAGGACAAGTACCGCGAGATTTCCTCCTGCTCCAACTGCGAGGACTTCCAGGCGCGCCGCGCCAACATCAAGTTCCAGCCCGCGGACTCCAAGAAGAAGCAGTTGGTGCACACCCTGAACGGCTCCGGCCTGGCCGTGGGCCGCTGCCTGGTGGCGGTTATCGAGAATTATCAGCAGGCTGATGGGTCCATCGTCATTCCCGAGGTGCTCAAGCCCTACATGGGCGGCCTCGAAATCATTAAGCCCGAATAG